Proteins from a single region of Segatella copri:
- a CDS encoding AAA family ATPase, with product MITKIRLQNWKSFKDSTIYIDSLGILIGTNASGKSNVLDAFAFLRAVGEGKSLLDAIQTVRGGEDWIIRRGEDFFCIEIEIEIEGSYYLLDLRVIKRNSVFSFGSCEIRRLGIEDDDAVPGEFIDSARNMTWKTYDVPILLDFWAKIYATFRNIVILDPVPAKMRDYCKISKELKSDGSNVAGVLCALSPEEKKKVEALVSSYVRPLPERDINKVISEPVGLIKSDAMLYCYEDWNPEQPVDARGMSDGTLRFIAIVVALLTVAPHSLLLIEEVDNGLHPSRAKELVDMLKDLSRQRQVDVLCTTHNPVLLDELGNKMIPFISYVTRDEHGDSHVNLLEEKENLAKLMASGTIGRMMVNDKI from the coding sequence ATGATTACAAAGATTAGGTTACAAAATTGGAAGAGCTTTAAGGACTCTACTATATATATCGATTCTTTGGGTATCCTTATCGGAACCAATGCTAGTGGTAAGTCAAATGTGTTAGATGCATTTGCCTTCCTCCGTGCCGTGGGGGAAGGTAAGAGCCTTCTTGATGCCATCCAGACTGTTAGAGGTGGGGAAGACTGGATTATCCGTAGAGGTGAGGATTTCTTCTGTATTGAGATAGAAATAGAAATTGAAGGAAGTTATTATCTTCTTGATTTGAGAGTGATTAAACGGAATTCAGTTTTCAGTTTTGGTTCTTGTGAAATCCGTCGTTTGGGTATAGAAGACGATGATGCCGTTCCTGGTGAGTTTATTGATTCTGCTCGCAACATGACATGGAAAACGTATGATGTTCCAATACTTCTGGATTTTTGGGCAAAGATATATGCTACTTTTAGAAATATCGTCATTCTTGATCCTGTTCCTGCTAAGATGCGTGATTACTGCAAGATTTCCAAAGAGCTGAAGTCTGATGGTAGTAATGTAGCAGGTGTTTTATGTGCGTTGTCTCCAGAGGAAAAGAAGAAGGTGGAAGCACTGGTGTCCAGCTATGTTCGGCCACTTCCTGAACGTGATATAAACAAGGTTATATCTGAGCCTGTTGGTCTGATTAAGTCAGATGCCATGCTTTATTGTTATGAGGATTGGAATCCTGAACAGCCTGTTGATGCAAGAGGTATGAGTGATGGAACGCTTCGTTTTATTGCGATTGTCGTAGCTCTTTTGACGGTTGCACCTCATAGCTTACTGCTTATAGAAGAGGTGGATAATGGCTTGCATCCTTCTCGTGCCAAGGAGTTGGTTGATATGTTGAAGGATTTGTCACGACAGCGCCAGGTTGATGTGCTCTGTACGACGCATAATCCTGTTTTGTTGGATGAGTTGGGAAATAAGATGATTCCGTTTATCAGCTATGTTACCCGTGATGAGCATGGCGATAGCCATGTCAATCTCTTGGAAGAAAAAGAGAATCTTGCCAAATTGATGGCTTCTGGAACAATAGGTAGAATGATGGTTAATGATAAGATATAA
- a CDS encoding HU family DNA-binding protein — protein sequence MILYTLKKYVNEKLSAANGKFFAYPVITQTYGLDELAEHMESHNTPFSKGAIKGMLTDMVSCVRELVLQGIAVKIPDLAIFSIGIKNKEGAASEKEFSITKNIAGLKLRARGTGEFKANSLNLDASLKKATAVTGDVTPPDGGKDNTGDTTQGGGTNQGGDSTQTGGSGNTESSGSDGSDGLE from the coding sequence ATGATTCTGTACACATTGAAGAAGTATGTCAACGAGAAGTTGAGCGCCGCTAACGGCAAGTTTTTCGCCTACCCTGTAATCACCCAGACCTATGGTCTTGATGAACTCGCAGAGCACATGGAAAGTCACAACACCCCGTTCTCAAAGGGAGCCATCAAGGGAATGCTCACCGATATGGTGAGCTGCGTAAGAGAACTGGTTCTGCAGGGTATCGCCGTGAAGATTCCCGACCTCGCCATTTTCAGCATCGGCATCAAGAACAAGGAAGGTGCTGCCTCCGAGAAGGAGTTCAGCATCACCAAGAACATTGCCGGACTGAAGCTCCGTGCACGTGGCACCGGTGAGTTCAAGGCAAACAGTCTGAACCTCGATGCATCCCTGAAGAAGGCTACAGCCGTAACAGGAGATGTTACTCCACCAGACGGCGGTAAGGACAACACAGGCGATACTACCCAGGGTGGCGGCACAAACCAGGGTGGCGACTCAACACAGACTGGCGGATCAGGCAACACCGAGAGCAGCGGCTCCGATGGTAGCGACGGCCTGGAGTAA
- a CDS encoding smalltalk protein, producing the protein MKRETLKKILNFVITVLTAVASAFCVQSCQ; encoded by the coding sequence ATGAAAAGAGAAACACTCAAGAAAATTCTGAATTTCGTCATTACCGTTCTCACCGCAGTAGCCTCTGCCTTTTGTGTGCAGAGCTGCCAGTAG
- a CDS encoding N-acetylmuramoyl-L-alanine amidase codes for MKNTRKISLIVIHCSATRVTQDFTFEKLEACHLARGFRSIGYHYYITKDGVIYPGRPESEIGAHARHFNAHSIGICYEGGLDADGNPADTRTKAQKQSLQNLLTSLCVDYPEAEILGHRDLPNVHKSCPCFSVQAWLNEIKFHI; via the coding sequence ATGAAAAACACAAGAAAAATCTCACTTATTGTCATCCACTGTTCTGCCACACGCGTCACCCAGGACTTCACCTTCGAAAAGCTCGAAGCCTGTCATTTAGCCCGTGGTTTCCGCAGCATCGGTTATCACTATTACATCACGAAAGACGGCGTCATCTACCCCGGACGTCCCGAGTCAGAAATCGGCGCCCACGCCCGCCATTTCAATGCACACAGTATCGGCATCTGTTACGAAGGCGGTCTCGACGCCGACGGCAATCCGGCAGATACCCGTACGAAGGCTCAGAAGCAGTCGCTCCAGAATCTCCTGACGAGTCTGTGCGTAGACTATCCCGAAGCCGAGATCCTAGGTCATCGTGATCTCCCGAACGTCCACAAGTCCTGTCCCTGCTTCAGTGTCCAGGCTTGGCTGAATGAAATCAAATTCCACATTTAG